The genomic segment CACTCCTGAGGGGACAAAGACTTGCACGAAATCTTTTGGATTCAGGACTCACCTGAGCTCAGGCTCGCGATCGTGATGCGTCCGCGAGGAGAAGATTGGCTCGAAAGCGAGTTGCGGCACATGAGGGAAAACGGCATCGAGACGCTCGTCTCCATGCTTGAGCCGTTTGAAGCGCGATGGCTCGGTTTGGACGCCGAGGAGAGCACCGCACGGCAAGTCGGCCTTGAGTTCCTCTCCTATCCAATACCCGACACGTATGTGCCGGCTGACGTGCCCGGTTTTCGCGCGTTTGCCACGGATCTGGCCAGACGGCTGAAAGCGGGAGAAGTTATCGGATTCCATTGCCGCGGATGCATTGGTCGAGCCACGATCGCATCCGCATGCGCGCTCATTCATCTCGGGTGGAGTGCGCAAAAAGCTCTCCATGCCATCCGCAAGGCGCGCGGCGTCTGGGTGCCAGATACGCCCGAGCAGGAGGCTTGGATACTCGCTTACCAGGCGCAATCATGACCATGCCGACCGTCAATCTAAGCTTCCCGCATGCATGGCGAGCAGAGATTCTTGCAGCGCGGCCGATGATTCTGCCGACTCGCCACTACGTTTATCCGCAGGCCGTGGAGGAAGTGGAACGCGGCGCGCTGGAGATCGAGGTGCGAACCGCGGCCGACGCGGTTCAGCCGTTCCTGGCCACATGCGCACTGGGCTTTCGCGATCCCATCACGCCGACCGGTATCTGGTCGGCGCCCAATGAGCATGAGCTGTGCGCGGTCTCCGGTGGCTACGCGTACATCATCGACACGACGCAGCCGGAGCAGTTCACCATGATCCACTACAGGCCGGTGCTGCAGGTGCTGCCTGCGGTCGAATCCGGTTTGCTGCTGTTTGTCGGCAATCGCACGATTCTTGCATGGGGACGCGACGGGCAAGCGTGGGAGTCGCCCAAGCTCTCCGACGAGGGCATGACGATTGAGGAGATCAGCGGCGCGGTGTTGCATGGCCTCGGCTGGGACATGTTCACCGATCGAGAGGTGCCGTTCTCACTCGATCTCGAGATGGGCAGCGTCGTTCGGCAGCCTCGATAGAATTTGCCTGTGCTTCGACAGGGCGGTCTCGTATCCACGATATACGCCTTCAAACACAGCATCCCAGCTTGCCGTTTCCGCATAGCCACGCGAGGCAACACGCATCCCTTCCAGCTTCTCCGCATTACCGAGCAGTTCGGCAATCGCTGTCGCAAACTCCTCGTCGGGCACAATGCGTCCAGTTTCTCCGTCGCGCACAATCGATTTGGGGCCGCCTTCTGGAGTGACGATGGCCGGGAGGCCGCTTGCCAACGCCTCCAGCACTACATTGCCAAACGTGTCGGTGTGCGAGGGAAAGACGAAGACGTCCATGTTGGCGTAGGCCGCTGCAAGCGCGTTGCCGGTCAACACCCCGGTGAACTCAGCTCGCGGCAAGTGCTCGCGCAGCCACTGCTCTTCCGCACCATGCCCAACAATCATGAAGCGGAAATTCGTCACACCAATCTGCTCAAGCTGTTCCTGCACGGTGGCAAGCAGGGCGACATTCTTTTCGACTGAGAGCCTGCCGCAAAAGCCCAGCACATATTGCCGATCATCAGCCAAGCGCGTCCGATTGCGCGGATGAAAGAGCTCTGCATCCACGCCGCGCGGCATCAGGAAGCATTGCCGGCTTGTAGTCCGTTCGAGCATGTCGCACAACTCGAGGTTGGGGGCGAAGAGCACATCAGCAATCGAATAGATCCTCGTGGCGACCGCGAGCGACGCGCCTTCGATCTTCTGCCCGACCGCGTCGGCCTGCTCCTTCGGCAGGATCTGCAACACGTGTTGCAACCGCCGAGCTGCATACTCATGGACATTAGTGTGCCAGCTTGCCGCAAGGGGCAGATCGCGCGTATGCGCAAGCGCAGCGCCAAGCATGCCGACTTCGCTGGGGCCGGTGATGTGAATCAAATCCGGCTCGAATCGCGCGAGGGCATCCTCGATCTGCGGTAAATGGCGCATGAACGCGGGGTCGAAGCGGAGGTCCTTTTCGAGTGCGAACGACAGGAACCCGCGCGGCAACTCGAGTATCCACACATTGTCTTCCTGGGTCAGCTTCTGCTCGCGGTCGCCAGCGCGCACGCACAGAAACGGCAACCCCCGGCGCCGCGCGAACGCCTCGAAGTTGCGGCTCGTGTGCGCGACGCCGTTGATCTCATGAAACGAATCGGGGAAGTACGCGACACGGGGCACTCGATCGAAAGGCCCGCGATCGAGTAAGCCATGGCCATTGAGTTCGTGGTGAACCGCTTCTCGTTCGCTCAACCTTCCTGCTCGCCCAATGCCATGCGCAGGTCATTCGTATCGCTCCACGCGAATCTCAAGCTGCCTGAAACCGGAGCGGAGCCCATCAGCATTACCAGCCCGATCGCCCAGCGCATCGCTCTAGGCGCCGCACCCTTCGGCCATATCTCGCTCAGCGGGCGAACGACGCCATTGGAGTCGGGATGAAACGTACGCTCGTCCCAGGTACGCGATCCCTGCGGAAAATCCGGATACGTGCGGATCGCATCGAGCGTCGATTGCAGCAGGCGATGTTTCCAGGGCTGCGCATACTGAGGCATGAAGAGCACGTTGCTGCGTCGCTCGCGCCTAATTTCGTGCACGAACTCGGTGAAGTTCGCAGCGTTCGTCACGTTGATATTTCCGTTCGGCTCCACACCGTGACGATCGCCGCCTGAGATCAGCAGCATGTTCCATTTGGCCGCCAGCGAACGTACTGCGCGGTTCTCTTCCCACGGCCGCAAGCCGTTCAGTTCCAACGCGTGCAAATAGTTCCCGTTCTTCAGCAGGAATTCGTTTACAAGGAATTCATGCTTGGCGTTACCTATCAGGAACAGGTCCCACATGGGATGGTTGAACACCACCAGAACATTCGGCTCGTCATTGAGTGCAGCCAGAATCTCCGTCAGGCGCTTGTCGCTGGGATTACGCGTGTAGTCTGCCAGCGTTTGCATCCACTCCTGGGCGCGGGCGCTGGGCAGGTTGTGGATGCCGAGATGGAAATCCTGCACGCCGCCATAAGGCGCGCTCCACTCCACTGACACTGGAATCTGCCGCGCGCTGGGCACGGTGCGCAGCAGCATGGGAGCGTTGATGTTGTCGTGATCGCTGATCGAAACCATCGAGTTGAGACCGAGATCTTCGATCTGCTTGCTTTCGAGATCGAAGGCAAGCTTCGGCGTCATGGGCGGCGTCCAATAGCTGGCCGCATAATTCACGCGCAGATTGTGAAAGGTCTGTGCTCTGGTTTCGAGCCTGGTGAGAAGTGGCCGAATCAGAGGGTACTGATTTCCAAGGTTGGCCAGAAAGTCGAGTGTCTCGTGCGACTGGTTGGTGTGACTATGAAGTGAAACGCCCGCGAGATATCCTCGAGCGGCGTCCTTGTCGCGCCACAGATAAGAGACGGTTGAGTTGGGCATGTCTGCTCCTCATTCCCGCTTTCCTGTTGGATGAGTTGTGCTTACAGTCCAGTCTCCCGGATACGCGTCAATTTCCGATGAACGGAAGGCGAACGGTAGTTCAATTGCGCGCGAGAATCAAGATGGTGACGGATCGCGTGGATTCGCGAATCGAAGGCTGTAGAAGCTTGACTCAGCGAGGTGAATCCGGCGCTTAAGCGAATTTATCGGCGGGTCCTGGCCACATCGGGAGGGAGGATTTCTTCGATGCTGACGCCGGGCAGCAGTTCCGGATCGGTGCTGACTTCCGGGCGGCGGCTGCCGGCCGCCTCCGGAATCAGGTAGTTCTCAGTGAGCCCCTGCTTGAGGCATTCGAATGCCTCTTCGGGCGTGTCTGCGAACTGAAAGAGTGCAACATCGTCGGGGGAGATGGCGCCTGTATCCACCAGCGCCTGGATATTGAAAACTCTCTTCCAGTAATCCGAGCCGTACACGACGACCGTGATCTTCTTTGCCAGCTTCTCGGTTTGCGTGAGCGTGAGGATCTCGAACATCTCGTCGATGGTGCCGAATCCTCCGGGGAAAACCACCAGCGCCTTCGACAGGTACGCAAACCACAGCTTGCGCATGAAGAAGTAGTGGAACTCGAAGTTCAGCGACGGCGTGATGTAAGGGTTCGGGGCCTGCTCAAACGGAAGCCGAATGTTCAGGCCGATCGTCTTGCCGCCGGCCTCGTGCGCACCACGGTTGGCGGCTTCCATAATGCCGGGGCCGCCGCCCGATGTGACAACGAAGCGGTGGCGCCGCGACGGGATTGTCTTCGCCCATTGCGTGAGCATGAACGCCAGACGCCTTGCATCTTCGTAGTAGCGCGCCATCTCCACGGCCGCAACAGCGCGTTTGCGCTGCAGATTGCTCGCCTTGCCTTCGACAATGTCTGGAATGGTTGCCGGTTGCTCTGCGCTGGGCGCCGCTTTGGTGGCGCCGGGCTTGTCGAGCAGTTCGAGCGCGTGATCGGCTTCTTCTTTGCCGCGAAAACGCGCGGAGCCAAAAAAGACAACCGTGTCCTGGATCTGCTCTCGCCGGAAGCGCGCCAGTGGCTCGGTGTATTCAGCGAGGATGCGGATGAGGCGACCATCCGCGCTGTTCAGAAAGGTGGGATTCTCATAGGCCAGAGGCGCGCGCTCCAGAGGCGGAGGCGACATCTCGTCTGGCGGCGGTAACTTTGCTTCTGCTGCAGGCTGCACATCTGTGCCGGCCTGTACCTTGTCGGCCTTGGCATTTTCTGCGGCCGCTTGCTGACTAACTGCCATAAACTATCCGTCCCGATGGCGGATCGCATCCCTGAACGCGATCCAAAGATTCAACAACCCCAGACCCGATATGATGCCGCGCACGGCGCCATTGGCAGCATATGCGCCGATCGTTGGAAATTGATTGAACAATGGATTCTGGTCCCAGAACGCACGGAACCATGGCGCAAGGCACACAGCCAGCCCGATATAGAGCCGCAGCAGGACGCGCAAAAACAACTCAGCGCGTTCCAGCCAGCGTGGGATGCGCTGCGGACCGTGCCTGTGCCCCTGGGATTGGGGTACGGTGCCTTCGGCTGTTGGACCGGATGCGGTGCCGGGAACCTGGGGTAAAGCGGAGCCTGTCGCTGTCCCGGGCTGTGTGGCCGGGTTCGCGGGGATAGGCGTCAATTCCGGCTCCTTCGACATTCAGTAGCGTGCCCAGCTCGTCGCCAGATGTCCGTAATCAGTTGCATCTACGAACTTTGACGCGCCGGCCGGAGCTTCCGTTTGACGCGCTCTCCAACGTTGCCGAGGCAACGGGCTAGTCCCACGGTAACACAGCGCATGGATGGCGTTTGGAGCGCCGGGCCAGAGGACCCATTGAGCCGGGTTGAACGATGACCAGCGCGGGCGTATCGTTTGGAGGTCGGGGCTTCGCGCGGCGTGGGCAGCACCTGTTCCGATCGCGCAATAACTCTCCAGTAGCTGCCCCTCACGACTGCGTTGGAGAATCGTCCAATGGGCGTAAGCTATGGTGCCCATGCAGGCACAACGCCCGGGCAAGGGGGCTTCCCGTGAAAACATTCGTTGTCCTTATCGCAATTGGAATGCTGGGCTCAGGTTTAACCATCGCGCAGCAGGCCGCCCCTCCGACCCCCACCGCTTCCACTCAGTTCGATATCACTCCGCCCCATCCCTGCTCCGTTGCCGAGATGCGCGTGCGCCAGGGGGGCGGTCTGCAGATGCTCCGCTCAGCGGATGGCGATTCAAAGCCGATCATGACGCCGGGGATTACCCTCAAGTCGAAAAACGGCAGACCGCTAGTATCCGCCACAGTTACTGTTCATGGCACAGCGCCTGGATCTGCAGTTGTTCCGGCCGTTTCAGACAGCGCCAACAACCTCAATCCAAAACGTCCGCACAACATGGCCACCACGGTCCAGGTAAAGCTCAGGGAAGTGGGAGATGGCAGCTATTCAGGTGAACTGACGCTGTCGGGATTCGGTGTGATCACCACAGTCGACTTGAAGGCCATGACCTACGCCGATGGGACTAGCTGGAAGGCGCCTGCGAAGCCGGAATGCAGCGTAGCGCCCGACCCGCTGCTCCTGGTCAGCGAACGGTAGTCCAAGTCACGAATGCGGACGCCTTGCAACGTGCAGCGGGGCCTCCGCATTCGTTTGCTCTGTCGGAGCGGATTCAAACGGCAACCGGCTCCCCCTGCTCCATCGAGACAGGCTTTTCATCCGCGCTCGGACCCCAGCTTGACGGCACGGGGATATCGAGCAGGCGCAAATAGACGCAGAACTGGCCGCGATGCTGGTACCAGTGGTTCAGCATCACGTTGCGCAGAAACTGTTCGCGCGGCATGGCCAGCACTTCCCTGCCCCCCGACTCCATGCGCCAGAGTTCGTTCATGGCCGCGTCGTCAAAGCCGTGGAGAATCTCGCGGACTGCCTGGACGCTGCTTTCCAGGGTCTTCAGGATCTCCGCGACGGTGGCGGGCTGGGGGACCTTGAATTCCGGAGCCTGCGCGGGGTTATTCTGCACGAAGCGAGCCACTGCGCTGGGAACCAGCGCCAAATGCAGCGCAAGTTGGCCGGCAGTCATGGACTTGGGGTGCGGCTTCCAGGTGAGCTTGTCTTCGGGCAAGCGCTCGAGGAACCTGCGAGTGACGGGCGCCTGCTGCTCGAATTCAGCCAGTAGTGTCTGTGCGATGGACATGATTGCCTCCTATGGGAAATGGATGTGTGCGGTTAGCGCGATGCGTTACGCTCGGCGCGCAGCCGGGCCTGCTCGTGAGTGTGATTCCAGCCGGTGGTGACGCCCTTCTTGTGCTCTTCCGGGATGAGGCCGAAGGCGGAATGAGTGAACTTGATGAGGGTGCCGCCCGGGACTTCGCTGAGGCGATACTGCACATTGTTCACGACAGGGTAAGACATGAACAGCGGGCCGGCGAATTCAATCAATGCGGGCTGCTTGAGAGCTTGAACCGTCGCCCAGAAGTGGCCGTTATCGCCGCCGAGATCGCGGAACCAGCGGCCGCCGGGCCGCAACTCGAGCTTCATCGGCATCGGCGTGCCGTCGGGGTGCTCGCTCGCGGTCGTAAGCTGCTCGATGAGCGCGGCGAAAGTGGCTTCGAGCGGTGCGTTCACGTGGATTTCCTGAGTGATGTTAAGGGTAAGGTCCTCAATGCCCGGTGCCGTTGCGATCATGTTTCCCTCCTGGTTGTGTTTCAGATTTGCTCTCGGCTGCCCTCGCCATCTGCTCGGCGCGCTGTTTCACGCGCAGCAACTGGTGGCTCCAGTAGCGCTCGAATGTGGATGCCCACTCATGCAGCGGTCTGATTCCATCGGCACGCGTCTGGTAGAACCTGTGCCTGCCGTTGCGCCGCATTCGCACCAGCCCCACTTCATGAAGAACTCGCAGGTGCTTGGAGACGGACGGCTGGTCCAGGTTGAGTTGCTCAACGATGTCAGTAACGGGGCGCTCGCGGTCGAGAAGAAAGATGAGGATCTCGCGGCGGCGGGGTTCGGCGACGGCGTTGAAGACATCCGAGGTGGTTGCAGCCCTTGCCATGAAGAGAATAATGCATTCCTATATGGGCATATGTCAAGGCCAATAAATGGGGCCGCCTGCGTGAAGGTGCGAACCGGCCCCTGAGTGGCTGAAATTACAGACGGAAGTAAATGCCGATCATCGGCTCCGCCGTGTGCGTGAACCTGTCGGCGGAGGTGAACAGCTTCGTCACATCGGGAGCCTTGTAGAGGTTTCCGCGATATTGCAGGCGCACTCCGAAGTGTGGAATGACCGGCCAGTCGAGACCCGCTCCATAAACGTAAACGGCCTTGGTGTCGGTTTTGGTCTCAATGGTGGAGTCGCCGCTCTGCGGTACATTGATCAGGGCTCCCACTCCAAGCACGCCGAAAGGACGGACGCCGAGCACCTTGATCGACGGCACCCAGTCCACAGTGACTTCATGTGCGTCAGCCTTTACCGTGGCTTCGCTGATGTTTCCACAGGAAACACCACACGAATACTTCTGGTTCGCGCGGTTGAAGGAGTAGGTGCCTTCGAAGCCGACGATGGGGTTGGCGAGGTGCCGCAACTCCACGATTCCGCCAGCGCTGTTCGCGGGGCTCTGGGTGACGCCGTTCGCGTCCGTGGTTCCTGAGAACGCTCCGTAGACGCTCAGGCCTACGTCGGTCTGCGCCGATGCGCAGGTACAGCCAAGTCCTGATAAAGCAATGATCGCCAAAACTGCGGTAGAGAGTTTCATTTGCAATTGACCTCCTGAAATTGGGGATCAAAGAAATTTAAGACACTGATCCCCTTCTGTATTGGATTCAGAACAATGTTAGATGTAAACCTTTGCAGAAACGAAACCTGCCAATTTACGATTTCACCCGACATGAAAAATCTGCTTTTATGCCTGCCTCTGCTCGCCCTGTCCGCGGGTTCAATTGCAATTGCACAATCTTCCGCACCGGCCGATCCGCTGGCGCCGACGTTGGGCGTCAAGTCCGCTGCCGAAATCGACCGCGAGTGGCAACAGTCCGTCTCAAAATATGACGCGGAACGCAGCCGCCTGTTGAAGGAAGCAGACCGGCAAGCCAACGACGGTCCGTATCGCCCGGACTGGGCTACGCTGATGAAGTATCAGCAGCCACAGTGGTATAAAGACGCGAAGTTCGGCATCTTCATCCACTGGGGGGTGTACTCGGTGCCGGCTGCGGAAAATGAGTGGTATCCCAGAAATATGTACCAGACGAAAGAAGGCGCGTATAAGAACTTCCGCGAGCACTACGCGAAGGGCGATGACTCGAAGGGTTACAAGGACCTGATTCCGCTCTTCAAGGCGGAGAAGTTCGACGCGGCGGAATGGGCCAAGCTTTTCAAAGAGTCGGGCGCGCAGTACGTCGTTCCAGTGGCAGAGCATCACGATGGGTTCTCGATGTACGACTCGGGGCTCTCAGACTGGACGGTCGTCAAGATGGGTCCGAAGCGCGACACGCTGGGCGAACTGGCCAAGGCGATTCGCGCGGAAGGGCTTCACTTCGGGCTCAGCTCGCATCGCGCCGAGCACGACTTCTTCTACGACGGCGGGCGCACCATGCGCTCCGACGTGAACAATCCGAAGTATGCGTCGCTCTATGGTCCGGCGCACCAGTGGATCGATCCGGGCGGCGACGAACACAGCTTGATCAACGACTGGACCTATGTGAGCACGGCCTGGACGCAGGATTGGCTGGCGCGCGATACCGAACTGGTGGAGAAGTACAAGCCAGAGATCGTCTACTTCGACTGGTGGATCGGGCATCCGGTGTTTCGCAATGCGGTGGCTGAGTTCGCGTCGTTCTATTACAACTACGCCGCGGCCAATGGCTACACCGGCGTGATCGACTTCAAGGACTACTCGCTGAACTGGAAGGCCGGCGTGCGCGATTTTGAGCGTGGCCAGCAAGATCACATCATTGCCGACCACTGGCAGACCGATACATCCATCAGCAACAAGAGCTGGGGATATATCGAGAACGACACGTTCAAGTCGCCCGAGTTCCTGGTACATCAACTCGTCGACATCGTAAGCAAGAACGGCAACCTGCTGCTGAACTTCGGGCCGCGGTCTGACGGAACCATTCCCGACGAAATACAGAACACACTGCGCGAGATGGGGGCGTGGCTGAAGGTGAACGGCGAGGGGATCTACGGCACCACTCCGTGGAAGACCTATGGCGAGGGCCCGACAAAGGTGGTGGCCGGAGCGTTCCACGACACCGACACGAAGCCCTACACGGCCGAAGACTTCCGCTTTACGACGAAGGGTTCGACTGTATATGCGATCGGCATGGCTTGCCCGCAGGACGGGAAAGGGACGATCCACTCGCTGGGCTCATCGAGCCTTCCAATCGGCAACGTGGAGCTGCTTGGCTCAACCAGCAAGGTCACGTGGAACCAGACCGCAGAAGCGCTCGAAGTGACGCTGCCGGCAGGAGCAAGCTGCAAATACGCTTACACGCTCAAGCTCACAGCAAAGTAAGCACAAGGTCGAATCACGGCCCGCAGCCTTGTACAGAGGTTGCGGGCCGAGTTGCGTGAGAGCGGCGCAAAACTGATATCCTCCGGTTCGTGAAACGCCGAACATTTCTCAAAGCTGTTGCAGGAGCGAGTGCGATGAGCGCGCTTCGAGTCAATGCGGAGCCGGATGTGGCCACCATCGCGCACGATTCCAATCGGCCGGAATGCCACCTGCTGCCGCAGCACAACTGGATGAACGACCCCAATGGGCCGATCTTCTGGAAGGGCAAGTATCACCTCTTCTATCAGCTCAATCCGCATGCAGCGGTGTGGGGCGACATGCACTGGGGGCACGCCGTCAGCACTGACATGGTCCACTGGAAGCATCAGCCGGTTGCGATGGCGCCCACGCCCGGCGGTGCCGACAGCGAGGGATGCTTTTCGGGATCCGCCGTGGTACTCAATGGCAAGCCTACGTTCATCTACACCGGCGTGCAGAATGCGCCCAAAGAGCAGGTGACAATCCGCGACGGCAGCGACAAGCTGCGCGAGACGCAGATGATTGCCGTGGCCGAGGACGATGAACTGCTGCGCTGGAAGAAGGATGAGCAGCCCGTGATTCCGCTGCCTCCGCCGGGCGTGCAGGTGACTGGCTTCCGGGATCCTTGCCCCTGGAAGGAGCACGATGGGTGGTATCTCGGAGTGGGCTCGGGCGAGCGGGGCAAGGGCGGATGCGTGCTGCTGTACCACTCGCAGGATTTCCGGCACTGGGATTATCTGCACAAGTTGGTGGAGGGCAAGCCGAACGGCAAGCAGGCCGCAAACCCGTGCGACAGCGGCGAGATGTGGGAGTGCCCGGATTTCTTTCCGCTGGGGAAGCGGCATTGCCTCATCTATTCGACTGAAAACAAGGTGTTGTGGACGACGGGTCGCTATGACGCAGCGGCGCACATCTATACGCCCGAGCGCAGCGGCGTGCTCGACCACGGCGCGGCCTACTACGCGCCGAAGAGCTTTGTTGCGGCGGATGGACGGCGTGTTCTCTGGGGCTGGCTGCGCGAGACGCGGCCCGACGCGGAGTTTGCGGCGGCAGGCTGGTCGGGCTGCATGTCCTATCCGCGGGTGCTGACGATCGGGTCGCAAGGGCAGCTCGAAATGCAGCCGGCGAAAGAGGTGGAGCAGTTGCGCGGTCCAGTCGAGCGCGCCACTGTTACCGATGGGTCGCCGTTTCGCGGCAAGCTGGACGGGCTCCGCGGCGAGCTGAATCTGCGCAGCAATCTTCTCACCGATACGGTGACGACCGTTCGGCTGATCTCGCGTGGGCAGGCAGCGTGGGAGCTGACGGTGGACGTGCCTGCAAAGACGGTCCGCTGCGGCGAACTGGAATTTCCCTTTCCCGGGTTGCCGTGGCCGCACCCCGACTTGCGGATGTTCCTCGACGGTTCGGTGATCGAGTCGTTCATTGGAGCGCGCGAGGCGCTGACCAGCCGTGTGTACGGAATGAAACCAGGTGAGACGGAGCTTGAGGTCAGCGTGAAGGGAAAGGGCCAAATCAAATTGCAGACGTGGCCCTTGAAGGCGATCTCCGCGGACAGGCTGACGAGCTGAGTCTTAGACTAGCGCCGCTAACTCCGCTGTCTTAGTCCAGCTTTGGGTGCTGCTTGTGGAAGTCCGTAGCTTCCTGGTAAGCGCGGCCAAAGGCGGCGAGCTTCGCATCCTGATAGAGGCCAGCGAGAAACGTGATGGACACCGGAGTACCAGGACCTCCGATGTTGTCGTCGTTGCCGTCATCTTCCTTGGGAGGGTGTGGGGCGTCAGGGCCTCGGAAGCCATTGGGGACGATCAATGCGGGGTGACCAGTGAGGTTGGTGGCCACCAGTTGCTGGCTTTCCGTTGGTGCGACGATGATGTCGACCTTTTCAAAAAGCGCTGACACCTGCCGGCAGGCAAGCGTGCGCGCCCGGGCGGCCTGGATGTATTCGACCGCGGGGAAGAAGCGGGCGGTGCGGAAGGAGTTGGGCCAGTCATCGGCGCTCTGCTCGGTGAGGAGCTTGTCGCGGCCGGAGAGGGTGAGGTCGTCGAATGCCGCAGCGGCTTCGCATTCGAGCATGGTGACCATGGCGCCGTAGGGAAGCTTGGGCAGCTCAACGGGGATGAGATTCACGCCCATGCTCTTGAGCTTGTCGAGTGCGGCTAACTGGAACTTGTGGTCGTAGGCCACGCGGGTGCTGCGGGCCTGCATGTATGCGTTGCGCTCTTCGCGTTTCTTCTTGTCTTCGGCGGATTCGGTGGCCGGCGCCTGATCCGGCTTGAACGGCTTGGGGTCGTCGAAGTCAGATTTGAGGTAGCCGACGCGGAGCGAGCGCCAGTCGAACGCCGGGTTCCAAAGGAAGTTCGCGTAGGGGTATACGGATGTGTCCTTTCCGTCCTGACCGTGGATTACGCCGAGGACCAGCGCGCAATCCTCAGCGGTGCGGCAGATGGGCCCCAGCTTGTCCATCGTCCAACTCAGGGCCATGGCGCCAGTGCGAGGTACAAGGCCGAAACTGGGGCGGAGGCCAGAGTCGCCGCAGCGTGTGGAGGGCGAGGCGATGGAGCCCAGCGTCTCCGAGCCCAGCGCAAAGGCGACGCAGCCGGCAGCAACGGCCGATGCCGATCCGGCAGACGAACCGCTCGATCCCTGCTTGGGGTTCCATGGATTGCGGGTGCGCCCACCGAACCACTTGTCACCCATGGCAAGTGCGCCCAGAGTGAACTTGGCCACGAGGACTGCCCCGGCTTCGTCGAGCCGCTGCACCACGGTTGCATCCTCGTCAAACGACTGATGCTCGAACCCACCCGCGCCCCATGTCGTTGGATAGCCGTTCACCGCGAGGAGGTCCTTTGCGCCCCATGGAATCCCGTGCAGCGGTCCCCGGTATTTGCCGGCCGCGATCTCTTCGTCGGCTTTCTTTGCCTGAGCAAGCGCGCGGTCTTCGGTGAGCGTGATAACGAAGTGGAGCTT from the Occallatibacter riparius genome contains:
- a CDS encoding protein-tyrosine phosphatase family protein, coding for MHEIFWIQDSPELRLAIVMRPRGEDWLESELRHMRENGIETLVSMLEPFEARWLGLDAEESTARQVGLEFLSYPIPDTYVPADVPGFRAFATDLARRLKAGEVIGFHCRGCIGRATIASACALIHLGWSAQKALHAIRKARGVWVPDTPEQEAWILAYQAQS
- a CDS encoding glycosyltransferase, which translates into the protein MSEREAVHHELNGHGLLDRGPFDRVPRVAYFPDSFHEINGVAHTSRNFEAFARRRGLPFLCVRAGDREQKLTQEDNVWILELPRGFLSFALEKDLRFDPAFMRHLPQIEDALARFEPDLIHITGPSEVGMLGAALAHTRDLPLAASWHTNVHEYAARRLQHVLQILPKEQADAVGQKIEGASLAVATRIYSIADVLFAPNLELCDMLERTTSRQCFLMPRGVDAELFHPRNRTRLADDRQYVLGFCGRLSVEKNVALLATVQEQLEQIGVTNFRFMIVGHGAEEQWLREHLPRAEFTGVLTGNALAAAYANMDVFVFPSHTDTFGNVVLEALASGLPAIVTPEGGPKSIVRDGETGRIVPDEEFATAIAELLGNAEKLEGMRVASRGYAETASWDAVFEGVYRGYETALSKHRQILSRLPNDAAHLEIE
- a CDS encoding LOG family protein, whose translation is MSPPPLERAPLAYENPTFLNSADGRLIRILAEYTEPLARFRREQIQDTVVFFGSARFRGKEEADHALELLDKPGATKAAPSAEQPATIPDIVEGKASNLQRKRAVAAVEMARYYEDARRLAFMLTQWAKTIPSRRHRFVVTSGGGPGIMEAANRGAHEAGGKTIGLNIRLPFEQAPNPYITPSLNFEFHYFFMRKLWFAYLSKALVVFPGGFGTIDEMFEILTLTQTEKLAKKITVVVYGSDYWKRVFNIQALVDTGAISPDDVALFQFADTPEEAFECLKQGLTENYLIPEAAGSRRPEVSTDPELLPGVSIEEILPPDVARTRR
- a CDS encoding DinB family protein, translated to MSIAQTLLAEFEQQAPVTRRFLERLPEDKLTWKPHPKSMTAGQLALHLALVPSAVARFVQNNPAQAPEFKVPQPATVAEILKTLESSVQAVREILHGFDDAAMNELWRMESGGREVLAMPREQFLRNVMLNHWYQHRGQFCVYLRLLDIPVPSSWGPSADEKPVSMEQGEPVAV
- a CDS encoding SRPBCC family protein; its protein translation is MIATAPGIEDLTLNITQEIHVNAPLEATFAALIEQLTTASEHPDGTPMPMKLELRPGGRWFRDLGGDNGHFWATVQALKQPALIEFAGPLFMSYPVVNNVQYRLSEVPGGTLIKFTHSAFGLIPEEHKKGVTTGWNHTHEQARLRAERNASR
- a CDS encoding ArsR/SmtB family transcription factor — protein: MARAATTSDVFNAVAEPRRREILIFLLDRERPVTDIVEQLNLDQPSVSKHLRVLHEVGLVRMRRNGRHRFYQTRADGIRPLHEWASTFERYWSHQLLRVKQRAEQMARAAESKSETQPGGKHDRNGTGH
- a CDS encoding porin family protein, encoding MKLSTAVLAIIALSGLGCTCASAQTDVGLSVYGAFSGTTDANGVTQSPANSAGGIVELRHLANPIVGFEGTYSFNRANQKYSCGVSCGNISEATVKADAHEVTVDWVPSIKVLGVRPFGVLGVGALINVPQSGDSTIETKTDTKAVYVYGAGLDWPVIPHFGVRLQYRGNLYKAPDVTKLFTSADRFTHTAEPMIGIYFRL
- a CDS encoding alpha-L-fucosidase, with translation MKNLLLCLPLLALSAGSIAIAQSSAPADPLAPTLGVKSAAEIDREWQQSVSKYDAERSRLLKEADRQANDGPYRPDWATLMKYQQPQWYKDAKFGIFIHWGVYSVPAAENEWYPRNMYQTKEGAYKNFREHYAKGDDSKGYKDLIPLFKAEKFDAAEWAKLFKESGAQYVVPVAEHHDGFSMYDSGLSDWTVVKMGPKRDTLGELAKAIRAEGLHFGLSSHRAEHDFFYDGGRTMRSDVNNPKYASLYGPAHQWIDPGGDEHSLINDWTYVSTAWTQDWLARDTELVEKYKPEIVYFDWWIGHPVFRNAVAEFASFYYNYAAANGYTGVIDFKDYSLNWKAGVRDFERGQQDHIIADHWQTDTSISNKSWGYIENDTFKSPEFLVHQLVDIVSKNGNLLLNFGPRSDGTIPDEIQNTLREMGAWLKVNGEGIYGTTPWKTYGEGPTKVVAGAFHDTDTKPYTAEDFRFTTKGSTVYAIGMACPQDGKGTIHSLGSSSLPIGNVELLGSTSKVTWNQTAEALEVTLPAGASCKYAYTLKLTAK
- a CDS encoding glycoside hydrolase family 32 protein — encoded protein: MSALRVNAEPDVATIAHDSNRPECHLLPQHNWMNDPNGPIFWKGKYHLFYQLNPHAAVWGDMHWGHAVSTDMVHWKHQPVAMAPTPGGADSEGCFSGSAVVLNGKPTFIYTGVQNAPKEQVTIRDGSDKLRETQMIAVAEDDELLRWKKDEQPVIPLPPPGVQVTGFRDPCPWKEHDGWYLGVGSGERGKGGCVLLYHSQDFRHWDYLHKLVEGKPNGKQAANPCDSGEMWECPDFFPLGKRHCLIYSTENKVLWTTGRYDAAAHIYTPERSGVLDHGAAYYAPKSFVAADGRRVLWGWLRETRPDAEFAAAGWSGCMSYPRVLTIGSQGQLEMQPAKEVEQLRGPVERATVTDGSPFRGKLDGLRGELNLRSNLLTDTVTTVRLISRGQAAWELTVDVPAKTVRCGELEFPFPGLPWPHPDLRMFLDGSVIESFIGAREALTSRVYGMKPGETELEVSVKGKGQIKLQTWPLKAISADRLTS